Below is a genomic region from Actinomycetota bacterium.
GGACGCCTTCGTGGTCCGGCGGCTGCGCCGGGCCGGGGCGGTCATCCTCGGCAAGGCCAACCTGTCGGAGTGGGCCAACTTCCGCTCCACCCAGTCCTCCAGCGGCTGGTCGGGCCGGGCCGGTCAGTGCCTCAGCCCCTACGTGCTCGACCACAACCCGTGCGGCTCCAGCTCGGGGTCGGGCACGGCCATCGCCGCCAGCCTGGCCGCGGCCTCGCTGGGGACCGAGACCGACGGGTCGATCGTCTGCCCCTCCTCGCACAACGCCCTGGTCGGGATCAAGCCGACCCTGGGGCTGACCAGCCGGTCGGGGGTGGTCCCGATCGCCCACAGCCAGGACGTGACCGGCCCCATGGCCCGCACCGTGGCCGACGCGGCCACCGTGCTCGGGCCCATGACCGGGGTCGACCCCCGCGATCCGGCGACCGCCGACAGCCGCGGGCACAGCCACCGCGACTACCGCCGCTTCCTCGACCCCGACGGCCTGCGCGGGGCCCGCATCGGCATCTGGCGCGAGGGCGTGTTCGGCGTCAGCCCCGAGGCCGACGCGGTCGCCGAGGCGGCCGTCGGCGAGCTCAGCCGCCTGGGCGCGACCGTGGTCGACCCGGCCGACATCCCAGGGGTCGGCGACGTGTTCGACCCCGAGTTCACCGTGCTGCTGTACGAGTTCAAGGCCGACATCGCCGCCTACCTGTCGGAGCTGCGCAACACCTCGATGCGGACCCTGGCCGACCTGATCGCCTTCAACGAGGCCAACGCCGACCGGGAGCTGCGCTGGTTCGGCCAGGAGATCTTCCTGCTCGCCGAGGCCACCGGCGGCCTGGACGACCCCGCCTACACCGAGGCCCTTGCCACCTCCCAGCGGGTGGCCCGCGAGGGCATCGACTCGACCATGGACCGCTTCGACCTGGACGCCATCTTCAGCCTCACCGGCAGCCCGCCCTGGACCACCGACCTGGTCAACGGCGACCACTTCCTGACCTCGAGCTCGACCCCGTCGGCGGTGTCCGGCTACCCGAACGTGACCGTGCCCGCCGGCTTCGCCTTCGACGAGCTCCCGGTCGGGGTCAACTTCATCGGCCGCCGCTGGTCGGAGCCGACCCTGCTCAAGCTCGCCTACGGCTTCGAGCAGGGCACCAGGGCCCGCCACGCCCCCCGGTTCCTCAAGACCCTCGGGGTCAAGGAGTTCCTCCCCCGGGACACCAACGCCCGCAAGGGTGACGCCGCCGCGGCCGCCCGGGCCGACCGCGCCCCCCGGGCCCGCACCGAGCCGTCCAAGGCCCAGAAGAAGCTCGCCGGCCTCTAGGCCCGAACCCCCCGGAGCTCCGCGACCTCGGCGAGGACGGCGTCGCACTCGTCGTCGGTGGTGTAGAAGTGGGGGCCGAGGCGCAGCCCCGCGCCGGGGCGGTAGTCGCAGGTGTAGCCGCGGGCGATCAGCTCCCCGGTGACCCGCTCGGCGCCGTCGAAGTCGACGACCACGCTGCCGCCCCGGGCCGCCGGGTCGGCGGGGCCGCGGACGACCGCGCCCTGGCCCTGGAAGCCGTCCAGCAGGCGCGCGACCTGGCGCCGTGACTTGGCCCGGATGGCGTCCAGGCCGGCCTCGGCGACCATCCGGTAGCCCTCGGCGGCCATCACGTGGGCGGCGACGTTGGGGGTGCCGGTGACGAACCGGCCCGCCCCCTCGGCGTAGGCGATCGGGCTGGGCCGGAACGCGAACGGCGCCTCGTGGCCGAACCAGCCGACCAGCCACGGGGCCAGCCCGGCGGCCACCTCCGGCCGGGCGTACAGGTAGCCGGTGCCGGGGCCGCCGAGCAGCCACTTGACCGAGCCCCCGACCATCAGGTCGACGTCCAGGGCGGCGACGTCGATGGGGACGGTCCCGGCCGACTGGTAGGTGTCGAGCATGACCAGCGCCCCCACCTCGTGGGCGCGGGCGGCCACGGCGGCCGCGTCCAGCAGGGCCGAGGAGCGGAAGGCCACGTGGGTCACGGCGACCAGGGCGGTCTGGGCGTCGATGGCCTCCAGCAGCCGCTCGGTGTCGACGGCCAGGTCGCGGGAGGGGACCACCTCGACCTTGGCCCCCAGGGTCTCCTGGGCCCGGTAGAGGTAGTCGCAGGTCGGGAACTCGAGGTCGGTGGTGACCAGCCGGCTGCGCCGGCCCGACCAGTCGAAGCAGGACAGCACCTGGCCGGCCAGGACCGACACGTTGGGGCCGAGGGCGACCGACCCCGGCGGGGCGTTGAACAGCCCCTCCAGCAGGGCCGCGGTGGCCCGCAGCTGGTCCAGCCAGCCGTACCAGGCGACCACCCCCTGCTCCGCCCACTCGGCCGCGAACCGGGCCAGGGCGTCCGGG
It encodes:
- a CDS encoding amidase; translation: MPDRISRRSFLKASGTAGAAGAVAGAGTIANAGAAMADSDHDLPSFPFEEATIAELQAAMAAGRLSSRRLTQAYLRRIRQIDLSGIKLNSVVEVNPDALEIARELDAERRQGKLRGPLHGIPLLVKDNFATRDRMETTAGSLALVGAEVPRDAFVVRRLRRAGAVILGKANLSEWANFRSTQSSSGWSGRAGQCLSPYVLDHNPCGSSSGSGTAIAASLAAASLGTETDGSIVCPSSHNALVGIKPTLGLTSRSGVVPIAHSQDVTGPMARTVADAATVLGPMTGVDPRDPATADSRGHSHRDYRRFLDPDGLRGARIGIWREGVFGVSPEADAVAEAAVGELSRLGATVVDPADIPGVGDVFDPEFTVLLYEFKADIAAYLSELRNTSMRTLADLIAFNEANADRELRWFGQEIFLLAEATGGLDDPAYTEALATSQRVAREGIDSTMDRFDLDAIFSLTGSPPWTTDLVNGDHFLTSSSTPSAVSGYPNVTVPAGFAFDELPVGVNFIGRRWSEPTLLKLAYGFEQGTRARHAPRFLKTLGVKEFLPRDTNARKGDAAAAARADRAPRARTEPSKAQKKLAGL
- a CDS encoding aminotransferase class V-fold PLP-dependent enzyme, which encodes PDALARFAAEWAEQGVVAWYGWLDQLRATAALLEGLFNAPPGSVALGPNVSVLAGQVLSCFDWSGRRSRLVTTDLEFPTCDYLYRAQETLGAKVEVVPSRDLAVDTERLLEAIDAQTALVAVTHVAFRSSALLDAAAVAARAHEVGALVMLDTYQSAGTVPIDVAALDVDLMVGGSVKWLLGGPGTGYLYARPEVAAGLAPWLVGWFGHEAPFAFRPSPIAYAEGAGRFVTGTPNVAAHVMAAEGYRMVAEAGLDAIRAKSRRQVARLLDGFQGQGAVVRGPADPAARGGSVVVDFDGAERVTGELIARGYTCDYRPGAGLRLGPHFYTTDDECDAVLAEVAELRGVRA